The genomic interval TAACCTTGACAATTACTCTGTAGGTTGCTATATACTAAAATTGGGATGAATTTGTGACGTAGTTTTTCGCCCTGCGATGGGGAATTTTAATTGTCGTCAATGGGGAAAAATAATTGTCGCTGATCACGCGCGCGGGGGGAAAACTTTATTGACAAGTGTATGTAATTATGCTAATTATTAATACTCTGTATGAATCCTGATGCAGTTACGGTCTAAGGTTATCAGGAATATCATCACAGTAAGAGATCAAAAATAATCTGCGCCTGTAGCTCAGTTGGATAGAGCAACGGACTTCTAATCCGTAGGCCGCCCGTTCGAGCCGGGCCAGGCGCGCTAGAAAAATCAAGGGGATTCGGGGAAATCAATCTGAGTCCCCTTCTTTTTTGTGTGTAGGTTCATGTGCAGTTTTTGAATTACTTGGAGTGTATTCATATTGCCCTCGTGATATTTTTGGGCTAGAATGGTGTAGCCTGATCAATGAGCCCTCATTAATCCGGCTTATGGTCCTGGTGAGTGGTGACTCATTCCCAGGACCGCTCTATTTTTCTTTCTTGGATATGTCAACCAACATTTGCATGATGGTATCAAGCCGCTGGTTAATCTGATCTACACGTTGACCTAATTGGCCGAATTCCTGCCTTACCTGTCCAACCTCTTGTCTTACCTGCCCTATTTCCTGCCTTACTTGGCCGACTTGTGTATCAATCTTTTGATCGAGTTTATCGAATCTCTTATCAAACTTCTCATCAACTTTTTCAATTCGTTCGCTTAATGTGTCAACCCTTGTATCTAACCGATTTTCCAAAGATTCAATTTTGGTGTAGATATCAGCCAGTGTTATTCTTTTGAGTGCTTCGGAAGTCGTCTTGAATGCATCTGTGGCTTTTTTAGGTAAAATGTTCATCTTGTAGCCACCCTTGCTTCTTTCTGAGAATCAATCCATCTTTCAATTTCTTCTTTTTTAAAAAGCCTTTTCCCGCCGATTTTATAAGAAGGGATTACGCCTTTTTTAATAAGCTGCTTAATCCATACTTCACTGGATTTTAACAACTTCGCTACTTCTTTAGTAGTCATGAATTCATCAACCATATTCTTTCCTTTTGTTTATGTTATCGGTTATTTATATACTAATGTATACTTATTTTGCCTGATAGTCAAGCAAATAATCACCATTTTGAAAAAGTATCTACAAGATTATTCAATGAACCAAAGATGGAAGGTAATGGCTCTGCCTACCTTTTCACCGATAGTGGACATGAGCGTTGCACAATAGCCCCCACAGAGGGAGTTTTTCCATAAAATCTTTGGGCCAATTTTTTTGAAAATTTTTTGTCTCACTGTCATTCCCCTGATTTAACTGCCGGAGGTTTGCAGTAATGAGAGCCCATCTGCTATAGTTTCATTACCCGCTCAACTATCCATTTTAAAGGCTTTCGAGTATGGCCGACAAACTCGTTATACCCATTTAAAAATGCCAGCCATCTATCGGCATCGATTTGGCCATCAACCATGAAGGGGTCATATGCTTTGGCCGCTAATTGCCTCATATCTTCTTTGAGCCGGGAAGATTGTGACTGGCGCACCAGTTCTTCCTTTTCCTGATCAGTGAGAGCCACGGTATTTTCTCCTCAATTCCCCTGCTGTCTCCTCAAGACCAAATAAAGCAAAATACTCCTCAATATCCGACCAATCAAGGTCTTTATGATGCAGAGCCATTATGCTTTCAATATCAGCAAGATCAGCAGTCCATCTTGCCTTGTCATTGGCCATAGCCTGCACTTTTAAGCCAATCAGGTCTTCGGGTTTCAGGACTCTTATGGTGAAACTTCCACCAAATATTTTCTTCTCCTCAGCTCTTCTCATCATACTCAGGGATATCTTACGAAAGGCATGAATGAAGTCGATTTCCCCAAAAACAGCCAAAGGTGAAACATACTGGGAGACATTTTCCGTCCGATGCACACAATCATAACCAAGTTCAGTCATAACACGGCTAATTTTGCCGAGATCATCCCGGTCAACCAGAAAATCAATATCCACTGTGGCCCGATGCACACCCCAAAAACCCAGGGCAAATCCCCCCATGAGAGCATACCGGATACCCTCACTCTCAAATGCAGCCAAGAGTTTCTTCATTACCAGATTGAAATCCATTTTTATAGCCTTCCTGCCTTCCTGTACTCTGTGCTTAACATTTCAAAAGCAATCCGAAAAATACTCCGGTGTGCGGCGCGGCCCCCTATATCTTACTCCCCATTTATCGTTTCCATGATTTGCTTAAAGCTTTCCACACTGGCTTCCAGGGTTTCAATAATCTCTCCCGCCAGTACATCCAGATCAGGCAGATTATCCAAATCTGCCAGGCTCTTATCCTTAAGCCAGAAAATGTCTAAGCTGGTTTTGTCTCTGGCAACGACTTCGTCATAGGTAAATTTTCTCCATCTGCCATCAGGATTATTTTCTGACCAGGTTTCTTTCCTTGCGCACCTGTTTTCAGGACAGTAGCATTCGATGAAGTCGTTCATGTCTTCAAACTTCATCGGGTCCTTCTTCAGGGTGAAATGGATATTGGTTCTAAAATCATAGATCCAGACCTCTTGTGTCCACGGCTCCTTGCTGGCTGGTTTATTGTCAAAGAAGATCACATTTGCCTTAACGCCCTGCTTGTAAAATATCCCTGTCGGAAGTCTCAGGATAGTGTGCAGATCGGTAGTTTGCAGCAATTTCTTTCTCACCGTTTCACCCGCGCCGCCTTCAAACAGGACATTATCCGGTACAACGACGGCAGCGCATCCTGTCGTTTTCAGCATCGTGTGGATATGCTGTACAAAATTCAACTGCTTATTGGAAGTGGTTGCCCAGAAATCCTGCCGGTTATAGGTAAGGTCCTCTTTCTCCTGCTCTCCTTCTTCGTTGGTGGCTGTCATACTGCTCTTTTTGCCAAAAGGCGGATTGGTAAGCACATAATCATATCGTTCGCCGGTATCCGCAACCAGGGCGTCAGCCGGTGAGATAAACGATTCTCCATCTATTTCGCCAATGTTATGCAGGAACATGTTCATCAGGCATAATCTTCTGGTATTGGCCACAATTTCGTTTCCGAAGAAGGTTTTATGTTTCAGGAATTCCTTTTGCTCCCTGTCGAGGCTGCGGTTATGGTTATGGACGATAAAATCATAAGCCGCCAGGAAAAAACCACCCGTACCGCAGGCGGGATCGGCTATGGTCTTCATAGGTTCAGGACGGATACATGCGACCATCACCTTTATCAAGTCTCTTGGGGTAAAATACTGACCTGCCCCGCTTTTGGTGTCCTCCGCGTTTTTCTCCAGCAATCCTTCGTATATCTGGCCTTTTATGTCAGCACCCATGAGCGCCCAGTTCTCTTTGTCGATCATGTCGATGATCTTATAAAGCTTGGCCGGATCTTGAATCTTATTCTGAGATTTGGTAAAAATCTGTCCCAGCATCCCCTTTTGCTGTCCAAGGGTCCGTAAAAGATTTATGTAGTGCGTCTCAAGATCAGCCCCTCTTTTTGAACGCAGACTCTCCCAGGTATACTCTTGAGGGATAGGCAGGTGACGGTTATAAGGGGGTTTGCTGAATTCATCCGCCATTTTCAGAAACAGGAGGTATGTAAGCTGTTCCAGATAGTCACCATAGCTTACGCCATCATCCCTGAGTACATTGCAAAAACTCCATACCTTGGATATGATGCTGGATGTATTAGTGGTAGTGTTGGTGTTACTATTACCATTACTCATAAGGCTTTCTCTTTTTTCCGGTTGTTTGAATTATTTTTTTCCACTTCGCGCCTGGCTTTTTCCGCTCTTATTCGCTCCAGGAGTACACTGGCCGGTTCATCATTCGGGTCCTGGGGGACAAGTTTTCCCTCAAAGGCTTTCTTCAGAATGACTTGCCGCAGGGCTTCGGCTTTTTGCAGGGCTTCCTCGATGTTGGCTTCGATTTTGTCGCAAACGGATAGGCGGGTTTCGATTTCCTGGACGATTTGGGATTGTTCAGCAATACAACAATAAGGAATCACGATATTTTCAAGTGTCGTGAGATTAATATTTCTTTGCGCACTAGCAGGTGCATAAGTTTCAATTTCTTGCCTTGTGGATTGAATGAAATATCTTACACACCCGGACTGGCGTTAAAGTTTATTTTATCTTTATCCTGTACAGCCCAGCCAGACTGTCTGAGCATCGTGTCTATCTTATCTCTGGCGTTCTGTTCCGGGGTTTGGTTTATGCTATTGAACATCTTTGCTATCCAGGAGATAAGCCCCATGATTTTTCATCCTTGAGTTAAGGAGAAAAATAATTGTTTAGAAAGAAAATACAGATAAATTTGCTACTATTATAGTATGTTTCAAGGGAGAAAATCAAAGGGGGAAATAGGAAAAAAGGTTGCGGTATGTGGTGGGGCAAAAAAGCAGCCCCACCCTACATGTGGTCACTGCCTTTCTCATGGGAGATAGCCCTCGTCAATTCCCTTGCTTCCTTGTAATTCCCGCGCCGTGTACTGAGCTCCTCACTCTCTGAATCGCTGAAAACAGGCAAATTTTTTTGACTTATATCTCAACTTGTAGTATTTTATTATGTTTGATATGGCAAAAGAAAATCAAGCTCTTAACGCTGTTAACCATGAAAACAGACCGGACACGTCCTCCTTTCTGGAAAGGAAGATCCAGGAACTGACTGTGCTTTACGAAACCAGTCGGCTCCTTGTCTCTACTCCTGACCCTAAAGATGCTTTGGGCTCTGTCCTGGGAATTCTCCATTCTCACATGGGCATGAGCCGGGGAACTATAACCCTCTTGAACCCGCAGACTCATGACCTGAGCATTGTGGTGGCTCATGGGCTGACTGATCAGGAAATGGAGCGGGGACGCTACCAGGTGGGAGAGGGAATCACCGGCACAGTGGTAGAAAAGGGATCGCCCGTAATTGTTCCCAATGTGGGAAAAGAGCCGCTCTTCTTAGACCGGACCAAGGCCCGTGGAGATATCCAGAAAAAAAATATCTCCTTCATTTGTGTGCCCATCAAAATGGGATCGGTTATCTATGGCGCGCTCAGTGTGGACCGCCTGTTCAGCGAAGACATCTCTTTTGAGGAGGATTTAAGGCTTCTCACCATTATTGCCTCCAATGTTGCCCAATCCATAAAAATCAGCCAGATGATGGAAGAGGAAAGGAACCGCTTGCGGGACGAAAATGTAACCTTGAAGGAGCAGCTCAAGGAGCGGTACAGCTTCTACAATATCGTGGGCAGAAGCAACAAGATGACAGATGTGTTCGAGATGATCGAGCAGGTCTCAGCCAGTGACGCTACCGTGCTCATCAGGGGAGAGAGCGGGACAGGTAAGGAGCTTGTGGCCAATGCTATCCATTATAACAGTCCGAGGGCCAAGGGGCCGTTTATTAAGATGAACTGCGCCGCCATACCGGAGACATTGATTGAAGCCGAGCTCTTCGGGCACGAAAGAGGCGCCTTCACCGGCGCAGTGGTCAAGCGGATCGGGAAATTCGAGCGGGCCCACACGGGAACTTTTTTTCTGGATGAGATCGGGACCCTCAATCTCACTGCCCAGGCCAAGATTTTAAGGGTATTGCAGGAAAGGGAGTTCGAAAGAGTCGGCGGAGCGGATACAATCAAGGTGGATGTGCGGATCATTGCCGCCACCAATAAACCCCTGGAAGAGGCCTTGCAGGAGGGTACTTTCAGGGAGGATCTCTACTACCGCCTCAATATTTTCCCCATCTATCTTCCCCCGCTGCGGGAGAGAAAAACGGATATCCTTCTCTTGGCCGATTTTTTCCTGAAAAAGTACCGGAAAAAATATGGGAAGGATATCAGGAGAATCTCCACTCCGGCGATTGACATGCTCATGCGCTATCACTGGCCCGGCAATGTGCGGGAGCTGGAAAATTGCATGGAAAGAGCCGTGCTCCTGTGTACCGACCATGTTATCCATAGCTATCACCTGCCGCCTACCCTCCAGACGGGCAAAGAGTCTGGCACTCTGCCTGCCCAGTCCCTGGACTCCGCGATCGAGACGCTGGAAAAAGAATTGATTATCGACGCTTTGAAAGCCAGTCATGGCAGCCTGGTCGGTGCAGCCAGACTCCTGAGCACCTCGAAAAGAGTTCTGGGCCTGAGAGTAAAGAAGTATCGCCTCAACCCAAAGCAATACCGCTAGGCGCTTAACGCCGCACCATCGACTCATTAACCAACCTTCATGGAAGAATGATCTCCCGCAGAGACGCTGAGACGCAGAGGATATCATTTTCGGTTATTCTCTGCGCCTCTGCGTCTCTGCGGGATAAATACAACTCTGCCGTGTCGTCTTTCCCATAAGAGCGACCAAAATAATATCAACCAGTTCAGCATTATTTTCAAATGAAAAACTACAGAATGGTAAGAACCTCCCTGAATCCTACCGTTTGGTAGGATTTTTCGAGCCCTCTTCCTCCTTCTCCAAAATAGCCCTGAAAATTATTACCATCTTAACAACAATAAGTTAACTCTCCAGGCCACAAAGTTTTCTCATCTGGCATCGCTCTTGAGATTATCGGTAATCGTAACCCTTAACAGATTCCAGAATATATCATGGAGGACAGAAGATGAGAAAAATCGCTATTTACGGAAAAGGTGGTATTGGAAAATCAACCACTACCCAAAACACGGTGGCCGGGTTGGCTTCGGACCTCAAGGCCAAGGTTCTGGTTGTGGGCTGTGACCCCAAGGCGGACTCGACGCGCCTTCTTTTAGGCGGGCTGCATCAACGTACCGTTTTGGACACCCTGCGCGAGGAGGGTGAAGATGTCGAGCTTGAAAATGTGCGCAAGATCGGATTCGGCGGATGCCTGTGCGTGGAATCAGGCGGCCCTGAGCCGGGCGTGGGGTGCGCTGGACGCGGCATTATCACGGCCATTAATTTACTGGAAAACCTGGGGGCCTACGAAGAATCGGAGAAACTGGATTACGTCTTCTACGATGTCCTCGGTGACGTTGTCTGCGGCGGTTTTGCCATGCCTATCCGTGAGGGCAAGGCCAACGAAATCTACATCGTTGTTTCCGGGGAAATGATGGCCATGTATGCAGCGAACAATATCTGTAAAGGGATCGTCAAGTTTGCCGAGTCGGGAGGAGTCAGACTGGGAGGGCTGATCTGCAACAGCCGTAAGGTGGACAACGAGAAGGAGTTAATCACCGCTTTTGCGGAAAAGCTTGGCACTCAGATGATTTACTTCGTTCCCAGGGACAATATGGTGCAGCGGGCTGAGATCAACAGAAAGACAGTCATCGATTATGACCCGGATTGTGAGCAGGCCCAGAATTATCGCAATCTGGCCAGGGCCATTGCTGAAAACGAAATGTTTGTCATCCCAAAGCCAATGCAGCAGGATGAACTGGAAAAAATCCTGATCGACTACGGAATGGTAGGTTAAATAGAAAGGAGAGTAAAAACCATGATTATGATCAGAGCTATCGTCAGACCGGAAAAGAGCAATGAAGTTATGAAGGCGCTTATGGATGCCGGATTTCCGGCAGTAACGAAAATGGAGGTTTTCGGCAGGGGCAAGCAGCGGGGGTTGAAGGTGGGAGAAGTTACCTACGATGAGCTGCCCAAGGACCTTTTGTTGATCGTGGTCAGGGATGAGGATAAGGATTTCGTTATCCGCAGTATCATGGAATCGGCCAGATCGGGAGAGCGCGGTGCTTTTGGCGACGGGAAGATATTCGTGAGCCCTGTTGATGAGGTATATACCATAAGCAGCGGCAGCAGGGAAACATCAGCCGAAGCCGCACGAGAGGCAGTCAGCGCGGCACCCCGGGAGGGAGCGGCATGAAAGAGATCATAGCCATTATCCGCATGAACAGAATGAGCCAGACCAAAAAAGCGCTCATCGAAATCGGATTTCCCTCGTTCACCGCTCATAAGGTCATGGGCCGGGGCAGGGGGTTTGTAGACCTGGACCTTTTGCGGGGTGCCGCCGAAGGGTTGGAGGATGCCATTCCTCAGCTTGCTCAGGGACCTCGCCTGATCCCAAAGCGGCTCCTGAAGATGGTGGTGCCGGATGATAAGATCGAGCTTCTCGTCGAGACCTTAATAAAGGTCAATCAAACAGGCAATGCCGGGGATGGAAAGATATTCGTTATGCCCATCACCGATGCTATCAGGATCAGGACCAAGGAAAGCGGACTTGAGGCCATCAGTGAGATGAATGAATAGACTGATGGCCCTCTTTCAGAAGGAGACAGTGCATGTCCCAGGAAATAAAAGACCTTCCCCCGGTAAAAATGGAGGAAGCGGTAGAGGAAATATTGAAGGTATACCCCACAAAAGTGGCGCGCAAGCGGCGCAGCCACATCGTGGTGGTGAACCCGGATGAGGGGCAGCAGCAAATCGAGGCCAATGTGCGGACCATACCGGGCATCATAACCCAGCGCGGCTGCTGCTTTGCCGGGTGCAAAGGGGTGGTGATCGGCCCGATCATCGACATGGTCCACATCGTTCATGGCCCTATAGGCTGTGCATTCTACAGTTGGGGTATCAGGCGGAACATGGGCAGGGTGCAGGAAGGAATGAAGAATTTTCTCCAGTACTGCTTCTCGACCGATATGCAGGAGGAAAACATCATCTTCGGCGGTGAGAAAAAGCTCAGAGAAGCGATCAGGGAGGCGGACAGGCTGTTTAATCCCAGAGCTATCTCGGTTCATGCCACCTGCCCGATCGGGCTGATCGGAGACGATATTCATCAGGTAGCCAGAGAGATGTCGAAGGAG from bacterium carries:
- a CDS encoding DUF1664 domain-containing protein, whose product is MNILPKKATDAFKTTSEALKRITLADIYTKIESLENRLDTRVDTLSERIEKVDEKFDKRFDKLDQKIDTQVGQVRQEIGQVRQEVGQVRQEFGQLGQRVDQINQRLDTIMQMLVDISKKEK
- a CDS encoding helix-turn-helix domain-containing protein encodes the protein MTTKEVAKLLKSSEVWIKQLIKKGVIPSYKIGGKRLFKKEEIERWIDSQKEARVATR
- a CDS encoding nucleotidyl transferase AbiEii/AbiGii toxin family protein is translated as MDFNLVMKKLLAAFESEGIRYALMGGFALGFWGVHRATVDIDFLVDRDDLGKISRVMTELGYDCVHRTENVSQYVSPLAVFGEIDFIHAFRKISLSMMRRAEEKKIFGGSFTIRVLKPEDLIGLKVQAMANDKARWTADLADIESIMALHHKDLDWSDIEEYFALFGLEETAGELRRKYRGSH
- a CDS encoding class I SAM-dependent DNA methyltransferase translates to MSNGNSNTNTTTNTSSIISKVWSFCNVLRDDGVSYGDYLEQLTYLLFLKMADEFSKPPYNRHLPIPQEYTWESLRSKRGADLETHYINLLRTLGQQKGMLGQIFTKSQNKIQDPAKLYKIIDMIDKENWALMGADIKGQIYEGLLEKNAEDTKSGAGQYFTPRDLIKVMVACIRPEPMKTIADPACGTGGFFLAAYDFIVHNHNRSLDREQKEFLKHKTFFGNEIVANTRRLCLMNMFLHNIGEIDGESFISPADALVADTGERYDYVLTNPPFGKKSSMTATNEEGEQEKEDLTYNRQDFWATTSNKQLNFVQHIHTMLKTTGCAAVVVPDNVLFEGGAGETVRKKLLQTTDLHTILRLPTGIFYKQGVKANVIFFDNKPASKEPWTQEVWIYDFRTNIHFTLKKDPMKFEDMNDFIECYCPENRCARKETWSENNPDGRWRKFTYDEVVARDKTSLDIFWLKDKSLADLDNLPDLDVLAGEIIETLEASVESFKQIMETINGE
- a CDS encoding sigma 54-interacting transcriptional regulator — translated: MAKENQALNAVNHENRPDTSSFLERKIQELTVLYETSRLLVSTPDPKDALGSVLGILHSHMGMSRGTITLLNPQTHDLSIVVAHGLTDQEMERGRYQVGEGITGTVVEKGSPVIVPNVGKEPLFLDRTKARGDIQKKNISFICVPIKMGSVIYGALSVDRLFSEDISFEEDLRLLTIIASNVAQSIKISQMMEEERNRLRDENVTLKEQLKERYSFYNIVGRSNKMTDVFEMIEQVSASDATVLIRGESGTGKELVANAIHYNSPRAKGPFIKMNCAAIPETLIEAELFGHERGAFTGAVVKRIGKFERAHTGTFFLDEIGTLNLTAQAKILRVLQEREFERVGGADTIKVDVRIIAATNKPLEEALQEGTFREDLYYRLNIFPIYLPPLRERKTDILLLADFFLKKYRKKYGKDIRRISTPAIDMLMRYHWPGNVRELENCMERAVLLCTDHVIHSYHLPPTLQTGKESGTLPAQSLDSAIETLEKELIIDALKASHGSLVGAARLLSTSKRVLGLRVKKYRLNPKQYR
- the nifH gene encoding nitrogenase iron protein — encoded protein: MRKIAIYGKGGIGKSTTTQNTVAGLASDLKAKVLVVGCDPKADSTRLLLGGLHQRTVLDTLREEGEDVELENVRKIGFGGCLCVESGGPEPGVGCAGRGIITAINLLENLGAYEESEKLDYVFYDVLGDVVCGGFAMPIREGKANEIYIVVSGEMMAMYAANNICKGIVKFAESGGVRLGGLICNSRKVDNEKELITAFAEKLGTQMIYFVPRDNMVQRAEINRKTVIDYDPDCEQAQNYRNLARAIAENEMFVIPKPMQQDELEKILIDYGMVG
- a CDS encoding P-II family nitrogen regulator, translated to MIMIRAIVRPEKSNEVMKALMDAGFPAVTKMEVFGRGKQRGLKVGEVTYDELPKDLLLIVVRDEDKDFVIRSIMESARSGERGAFGDGKIFVSPVDEVYTISSGSRETSAEAAREAVSAAPREGAA
- a CDS encoding P-II family nitrogen regulator, with the translated sequence MKEIIAIIRMNRMSQTKKALIEIGFPSFTAHKVMGRGRGFVDLDLLRGAAEGLEDAIPQLAQGPRLIPKRLLKMVVPDDKIELLVETLIKVNQTGNAGDGKIFVMPITDAIRIRTKESGLEAISEMNE